One Fuerstiella marisgermanici DNA window includes the following coding sequences:
- a CDS encoding DUF6268 family outer membrane beta-barrel protein: MTTRNAWMPRIAQTLSLLLLCFAADVACGQAVQQASSAAATSDAVAPPELGSLPTIAIPDKNEKPFSIPLKTSLGFTGGDTLSMTSVKAGTNVPIWYSGTLGNGGPDMLLTAGANFGADFLDSSTLLDVQDTLFTAGGSLTLMKRMNDRWRLVTSVNVSYKGDGDATANVVNVSGMGMAMWHKSEQVQWTFGVAATGQQNIPVIPMVGVTWKPNDDWEMSLGIPQTRIARRVDWFGPQSDTWLYTGVLGLGGGTYAVRRDSGLDDQLTIKGFPLAMGLEKRGDGTTWFCELGVVVAREIEYEVTGETEDIGEGLYARVGLKF, from the coding sequence ATGACGACTCGGAACGCATGGATGCCTCGAATCGCTCAGACACTGTCGTTGTTGTTGCTTTGTTTCGCCGCCGACGTTGCGTGCGGACAGGCTGTTCAGCAGGCGAGTTCTGCTGCGGCGACAAGTGACGCCGTCGCACCGCCGGAACTCGGATCTTTGCCGACCATTGCGATTCCCGACAAGAACGAAAAGCCATTTTCCATTCCGCTGAAAACGAGTCTGGGATTCACCGGCGGCGACACGCTGTCGATGACATCGGTCAAAGCGGGAACCAACGTCCCGATTTGGTATTCGGGTACGCTCGGCAACGGTGGGCCGGATATGTTGCTGACCGCCGGAGCAAACTTCGGGGCCGACTTTCTGGACAGTAGTACACTGCTGGACGTGCAGGACACGCTGTTCACGGCTGGCGGCAGCCTGACTCTGATGAAGCGGATGAATGATCGCTGGCGGCTGGTGACCAGTGTGAATGTGTCGTACAAGGGCGATGGCGACGCGACCGCCAACGTCGTCAACGTGTCTGGGATGGGCATGGCAATGTGGCACAAGAGCGAACAGGTGCAGTGGACGTTCGGAGTGGCCGCCACCGGACAGCAAAACATTCCCGTGATTCCGATGGTCGGCGTTACGTGGAAACCCAACGACGACTGGGAAATGTCGCTGGGCATTCCGCAAACCCGAATCGCTCGTCGAGTCGACTGGTTTGGACCGCAAAGCGACACGTGGCTGTACACCGGCGTTCTGGGGCTGGGCGGAGGCACCTATGCCGTGCGGCGAGACAGCGGCCTGGACGATCAACTGACCATCAAGGGTTTTCCACTCGCGATGGGACTAGAAAAACGAGGCGACGGAACAACGTGGTTCTGCGAACTGGGCGTCGTCGTTGCTCGAGAAATCGAATACGAAGTCACCGGTGAAACCGAAGATATCGGCGAAGGTCTGTACGCTCGTGTTGGGCTGAAGTTCTAA
- a CDS encoding DUF1553 domain-containing protein, which translates to MMNDSEVTITLSVWYRRCCRFLGLAAFATIFACTFGTAHGEDDASEFDRVRQLLESRCLACHNDTDRKGDFSLQSKSALIESGFVTAGDAADSHLLTTLTADSGGVPSMPKDGEPLTDDEVRLLHKWIGSGMPWPDGITLQQHTVDDFNWWSFQPIRRPAVPAGDKLNNGWQQSPIDAFIARQHVENGLMRSGPADRRTLIRRITYDLTGLPPTPDEISAFVADDSPDAYEQLVERLLASPRYGERWARHWLDVVKYADTCGYDKDKLRPNAWPYRDYVIRSFNNDKPYARFVQEQIAGDALFPEEVDAIPALGFISAGPWDFIGHVEVPEEKIDGKVARNLDRDDMVSNAMNTFCSITIQCARCHNHKFDPFTQEHYYSLQSVFAAVDRADRLYDTDPAVARQRHALQQQEREITADLKAIDDRVKTDGGKELAAIDQRIADLKSQAAALSKPAEFGYHSQISSTAAAEKWVEVDLGNEVEITTVVLHPCHDNYAGIGAGFGFPARFRVEAFSDRPVDTESKTVQQRLVESWDFTNADYANPGLAPVAMVPGKFKARRIRITATHLATRKNDYHFALAELRVLDASGSNVAAGAKVTALDSVEAPPRWRKSNLTDGIWPQNSNPQAAEQLADAHRRRTAITARTLTPALIARQKQLQIERSRVARELSELPQQLTVYAAATHFKPQGNFKPTAGTPRTVSVLHRGNVQQPGQSVSPGVVPLSEDADWQLRLPSEHSESDRRAALAQWITDHDNPLTWRSIANRIWQYHFSKGLVDSPNDLGRMGQLPTHPELLDWLADEFRRTQSFKHMHRLIVHSTTYQQASQHNSANAAVDSDNQYLWRMNRRRLTAEELRDSILAVSGRLNLEMGGPGFYLFELEKADHSPHYEYHKFDPDDPASHRRSVYRFIVRSQPDPFMTTLDCADSSQSTPRRNETLTSLQALSLLNNSFNLAMANHFAARVADSKSPASDAFTLATGREPTDSERTALQHYSQQHGLRNLCRVLFNLSEFVFVD; encoded by the coding sequence ATGATGAATGATTCAGAAGTGACGATTACGCTCTCCGTTTGGTACCGACGCTGCTGTCGATTCCTTGGTCTGGCTGCGTTTGCAACGATCTTCGCCTGCACGTTTGGCACTGCGCACGGTGAGGACGACGCAAGCGAATTCGATCGTGTTCGTCAGTTGCTGGAATCGCGATGTTTGGCCTGCCACAACGACACGGATCGCAAAGGTGACTTCAGCCTGCAATCGAAATCCGCGCTGATCGAAAGTGGTTTCGTGACCGCAGGTGACGCGGCTGATAGTCACCTGCTGACGACTTTGACCGCAGACTCCGGCGGCGTCCCGTCGATGCCGAAGGATGGCGAACCACTGACGGACGACGAGGTACGTTTGCTGCACAAGTGGATCGGATCCGGTATGCCGTGGCCCGATGGAATCACGCTTCAACAGCACACGGTGGACGACTTCAACTGGTGGTCGTTTCAACCAATCCGCCGCCCCGCGGTTCCTGCTGGGGATAAGCTTAACAATGGTTGGCAGCAGTCGCCTATTGATGCCTTCATCGCCAGGCAGCACGTGGAGAATGGGTTGATGCGATCCGGGCCGGCGGATCGCCGCACTCTGATTCGACGCATCACTTATGACCTCACCGGTCTACCGCCGACGCCTGATGAAATTAGTGCGTTTGTCGCCGACGACAGTCCGGATGCGTATGAGCAACTGGTGGAACGACTGTTGGCGTCGCCGCGATATGGCGAACGCTGGGCGCGGCATTGGCTGGACGTCGTGAAGTATGCCGACACCTGTGGCTACGACAAAGACAAACTGCGGCCGAACGCGTGGCCGTATCGCGATTACGTGATTCGGTCGTTCAACAACGACAAGCCTTACGCACGATTCGTGCAGGAACAAATCGCCGGTGACGCATTGTTTCCGGAAGAAGTGGACGCAATTCCGGCGCTGGGTTTTATCTCCGCCGGGCCATGGGATTTTATCGGCCATGTCGAAGTGCCGGAAGAAAAAATCGACGGCAAGGTTGCTCGGAATCTCGACCGTGACGATATGGTCAGCAACGCGATGAACACGTTCTGCAGCATTACCATCCAGTGTGCTCGCTGCCACAACCACAAGTTCGACCCGTTCACTCAGGAACACTATTACAGTCTGCAGTCGGTGTTCGCGGCCGTGGATCGAGCCGACCGGCTTTACGACACGGACCCTGCCGTTGCACGCCAGCGACACGCCTTACAGCAGCAGGAACGCGAGATCACGGCCGATTTGAAAGCCATCGATGATCGCGTGAAGACAGACGGCGGCAAAGAACTGGCGGCGATCGATCAACGGATTGCCGATCTGAAGTCTCAGGCGGCGGCTCTCTCAAAGCCTGCGGAGTTCGGTTACCACAGCCAAATTTCGTCTACGGCGGCTGCTGAAAAATGGGTGGAAGTGGACCTGGGCAACGAAGTTGAAATTACGACGGTCGTTCTGCACCCGTGTCACGACAACTACGCCGGGATCGGAGCGGGCTTTGGGTTCCCCGCGCGATTCAGGGTCGAAGCATTCAGCGATCGTCCGGTCGATACCGAATCGAAAACAGTGCAGCAGCGATTGGTCGAATCGTGGGATTTCACGAACGCTGATTACGCCAACCCCGGACTCGCGCCGGTCGCGATGGTGCCAGGTAAATTTAAGGCTCGCCGAATACGTATCACGGCAACGCATTTGGCCACTCGCAAAAACGACTACCACTTTGCGTTGGCTGAGCTGCGAGTTCTCGACGCCAGCGGAAGTAATGTCGCCGCCGGCGCGAAGGTGACGGCGCTGGATTCGGTCGAAGCTCCGCCACGCTGGCGGAAGTCGAATCTGACTGATGGCATCTGGCCGCAGAATTCCAACCCGCAAGCTGCGGAACAACTGGCCGATGCCCACCGCCGTCGCACCGCCATCACCGCACGTACGCTCACGCCGGCTCTGATCGCCAGACAGAAGCAGTTGCAAATAGAACGCAGTCGAGTGGCCCGCGAGCTATCAGAACTGCCTCAACAACTCACTGTCTATGCAGCCGCAACGCATTTTAAACCACAAGGCAACTTCAAGCCGACTGCGGGAACGCCGCGAACCGTCAGCGTGTTGCATCGCGGTAATGTTCAGCAGCCTGGCCAAAGTGTTAGCCCGGGTGTCGTGCCGTTATCCGAAGATGCAGATTGGCAGTTGCGTCTGCCGTCGGAGCACTCCGAATCTGATCGGCGAGCCGCCCTGGCTCAATGGATAACTGATCACGACAACCCACTCACGTGGCGTTCCATCGCCAACCGCATCTGGCAGTATCACTTCAGCAAAGGGCTGGTTGATTCGCCGAATGACCTCGGTCGCATGGGCCAGTTGCCAACTCATCCGGAACTGCTGGACTGGCTGGCCGACGAATTTCGTCGCACGCAATCCTTCAAACATATGCATCGTCTGATCGTGCATAGTACGACCTACCAACAAGCATCTCAGCACAATTCTGCTAACGCCGCTGTGGATAGTGACAACCAATACCTGTGGCGAATGAACCGACGTCGCTTAACCGCCGAAGAACTTCGTGATTCCATTCTGGCTGTCAGCGGGCGACTTAACCTTGAGATGGGCGGCCCGGGGTTCTATTTGTTCGAGCTTGAAAAAGCGGATCATTCGCCGCACTACGAGTATCACAAGTTCGATCCTGACGATCCCGCTTCTCACCGGCGTTCTGTGTATCGGTTCATCGTGCGGTCGCAGCCAGACCCGTTTATGACAACATTGGACTGCGCCGATTCATCTCAAAGCACGCCACGTCGCAACGAAACGCTGACATCGCTGCAGGCCCTATCGTTGCTGAATAATAGCTTTAATCTTGCGATGGCGAACCACTTTGCGGCTCGAGTGGCGGATTCGAAGTCACCGGCCAGTGACGCGTTCACATTGGCAACGGGGCGTGAGCCAACCGATTCCGAACGGACCGCCCTGCAACATTATTCTCAGCAGCATGGCCTTAGAAATTTGTGCCGCGTGCTGTTTAATCTCAGTGAGTTCGTCTTCGTGGATTAA
- a CDS encoding vWA domain-containing protein, giving the protein MTFLNPTALLGTLLALPIVVFYLLKTRPRRVPVSTVMFWQQVFEEKKTRTLWRQLRHLVSLLLQLLWLSLLLVAVADPVFTSQARQPRRVVVVIDTSASMQATESDGRTRMDAAKVVMTDLVASLRAADEMAIVAAHTSPTVVSGLTSHPPTLTRLTESIRTTDGAADVPAAIRVAQRLLAKHPNGEVIVVSDGCFPQATKLAADPGVKWSQVGSTPGNVGITQFQVRRNVSDPLSYQTLIEIRNMNDNAAECSVEIQLNGRLLDVLPLSLEPKEVWHRVLEQTSAEGGVLTTKLDLAESSADGSVSAQPTTLNALAADDEASAVLLARKSIPVTLVTDGNWFLQRVLEANSVVELTVATNPPQSLPSDRILILHRNVPDVIPAGHVIVIQPNSSTDLWERNSTIDEPLIGQQDDASELLRHVRLDNVLLPQVSEIVPRGEHQALIETVSGAPLYVRFPREGGDVLVLTIDLEKSDLPLRTAFPILLSNALSFLSGHSGDMMEAITAGQSTTISLPPALLRSDGNTTTNLSLIAPDGSQRVIRAAASNELVLTLDQAGVWKLQAENLQPADSAAEDSAHSQELLLACNVADAQESDLQLATVVSTTTEASAAGPAGRPAWMYLTLAAALFAVVEWGLFHRRWIA; this is encoded by the coding sequence ATGACTTTCCTCAACCCCACCGCACTGCTGGGAACGCTGCTGGCGCTGCCGATTGTGGTCTTCTATCTGTTGAAGACACGCCCGCGCCGCGTGCCGGTGTCGACGGTGATGTTTTGGCAGCAGGTATTCGAAGAAAAGAAAACGCGAACTCTGTGGCGGCAGCTCAGGCACCTCGTATCGCTACTGCTACAGTTGCTTTGGCTTTCGCTGTTGCTGGTCGCCGTCGCAGATCCTGTTTTCACGAGCCAGGCTCGGCAGCCGCGGCGAGTTGTGGTGGTGATCGACACGTCGGCCAGCATGCAGGCCACGGAATCCGACGGTCGTACTCGGATGGACGCAGCCAAAGTCGTGATGACGGACCTGGTCGCTTCTCTGCGAGCGGCCGACGAAATGGCGATCGTCGCCGCACACACTTCGCCCACTGTCGTCAGCGGCTTGACCAGCCATCCACCGACTCTGACACGTTTGACAGAATCAATTCGCACCACGGATGGAGCAGCCGATGTGCCGGCAGCGATTCGCGTTGCACAAAGGCTGCTGGCGAAACATCCGAATGGCGAAGTGATTGTGGTGTCAGACGGTTGCTTCCCGCAGGCGACCAAACTGGCGGCCGATCCAGGTGTTAAATGGTCGCAGGTGGGGTCCACGCCTGGTAATGTCGGGATCACTCAATTTCAGGTGCGACGAAATGTTAGTGATCCGCTTAGCTATCAGACGCTTATCGAAATCAGAAACATGAACGACAACGCTGCAGAATGCAGCGTTGAAATTCAATTAAACGGACGTCTGCTGGATGTCCTTCCGTTGTCGCTGGAACCGAAGGAAGTCTGGCATCGTGTGCTGGAGCAAACTTCCGCTGAAGGAGGCGTGTTGACGACGAAGTTGGATCTTGCCGAATCGTCAGCGGACGGCTCTGTTTCTGCACAGCCGACAACGCTGAACGCATTGGCGGCTGATGACGAAGCTTCGGCCGTTCTTCTGGCGAGGAAAAGTATTCCGGTAACCCTTGTGACCGACGGCAACTGGTTTTTACAACGTGTGCTGGAAGCGAACTCAGTGGTTGAACTGACAGTTGCCACCAACCCGCCGCAGTCACTTCCTTCCGACCGAATCCTGATTCTACATAGAAACGTCCCGGACGTGATACCGGCCGGACACGTCATCGTAATCCAACCAAATTCATCCACCGATTTGTGGGAACGAAATTCGACGATTGACGAGCCACTGATTGGGCAGCAGGACGATGCCAGCGAATTGCTGCGACATGTGCGTCTGGACAACGTGTTGCTGCCTCAGGTGTCGGAAATTGTGCCGCGTGGTGAGCATCAGGCGTTGATCGAAACCGTGTCCGGTGCTCCGCTATACGTCCGGTTCCCTCGCGAAGGAGGCGACGTATTGGTGCTGACGATCGATCTGGAAAAAAGCGATTTGCCGCTGCGAACGGCCTTTCCTATTCTGCTTAGCAATGCATTGTCGTTTCTATCGGGCCATTCCGGTGACATGATGGAAGCGATCACGGCCGGCCAGTCGACCACGATCTCACTGCCGCCAGCGCTGCTCAGAAGTGACGGAAACACAACCACAAATTTGTCGCTGATTGCTCCAGACGGCTCGCAGCGTGTTATTCGTGCAGCCGCTTCCAACGAACTTGTATTAACGCTGGACCAGGCAGGCGTGTGGAAGTTGCAGGCAGAAAATCTTCAACCAGCGGACTCCGCTGCGGAAGACAGTGCTCACAGCCAAGAATTGCTGCTTGCCTGCAATGTGGCAGACGCTCAGGAAAGCGATCTACAACTGGCAACTGTGGTTTCAACGACAACAGAAGCATCTGCGGCCGGACCTGCCGGTCGGCCTGCATGGATGTACCTCACCCTGGCAGCGGCGTTGTTCGCCGTGGTTGAATGGGGCCTGTTCCACCGCCGCTGGATTGCTTAA
- a CDS encoding HAD family hydrolase, producing MNREPEIRAVIFDCDGTLVDSETLSLSVLVEFVAEHGVQISHQEAMEQYAGNELAVVLRDIEGRLGRSLPDDFLDNFRNRQIDRLKLHLKPSDGADELLSSLQVPFCVASNAPVSKVNVCLKATRLDHHFQPTTIFSAYEIEKWKPAPDLFLKAAASMNVAPEHCAVVEDSHFGVRAGLAAGMQVFAYRLHATHDLDARTFQSITHLSELSQYAPAGGWRGGSMSGV from the coding sequence GTGAATCGAGAGCCGGAAATTCGAGCCGTTATATTTGATTGCGACGGAACTTTGGTGGACAGTGAAACGTTGAGTCTTTCGGTGTTGGTCGAATTTGTCGCGGAACACGGCGTACAAATCAGCCATCAGGAAGCGATGGAACAGTACGCGGGAAATGAGTTGGCGGTCGTGCTGCGTGACATCGAAGGGCGGCTGGGCCGATCGTTACCGGACGACTTTCTGGACAACTTTCGAAACCGTCAGATCGATCGTCTGAAACTTCACCTGAAGCCCAGCGACGGCGCAGACGAACTGCTGAGCTCCCTGCAGGTCCCCTTCTGCGTGGCTTCCAACGCGCCGGTCAGCAAGGTGAACGTCTGCCTGAAGGCAACTCGCCTGGATCATCACTTCCAACCTACAACGATTTTCAGTGCGTATGAAATCGAGAAGTGGAAACCGGCTCCGGATTTATTTTTGAAGGCCGCCGCCTCCATGAACGTTGCTCCGGAACATTGCGCGGTAGTGGAGGACAGCCACTTTGGTGTTCGAGCCGGATTGGCCGCGGGCATGCAGGTCTTCGCTTACCGACTTCACGCAACACATGACCTCGACGCGCGCACGTTCCAATCCATCACGCACCTCTCAGAACTCAGCCAATACGCACCGGCGGGCGGTTGGCGTGGCGGATCGATGAGCGGGGTGTAG
- a CDS encoding Gfo/Idh/MocA family protein, whose translation MNNQNEIDEKLAAAIEPKLPQDRSIGIGCIGAGFIMADCHLVAYCQHGLNPVAITSATVSNAAKVAERHAIHHVCDSVAEVACAPDVEVLDIAVPPDLQHDVIRSALQTDHNLKGILAQKPLGGNYAEALQIVEMCEQAGVVLAVNQNMRFDQSVMAGRYLIETGTLGEPVLATIDMRAIPHWMPWQQRQGWVTLRIMSIHHLDTFRYWLGNPDRIYASVRPDPRTSQQFEHSDGIALYILEYDSGARASAWDDVWAGPACEGGAADLGINWRIEGTTGMARGTIGWPDYPTRSPSTVDYTTTSDNGEWHQPRWDSVWFPDAFIGPMADLLTALESDSPPQCNGRDNLLTMALVDAAYLSAAEQRAVSPNEIVAVTKS comes from the coding sequence ATGAACAACCAAAACGAGATCGACGAAAAACTTGCCGCCGCCATCGAACCCAAGCTGCCGCAAGATCGGTCGATCGGGATCGGATGCATCGGCGCTGGTTTTATTATGGCGGACTGCCACCTTGTCGCCTACTGCCAACATGGCCTGAATCCCGTGGCCATCACGTCGGCCACCGTTTCAAACGCGGCCAAAGTTGCGGAACGGCATGCGATTCATCATGTCTGTGATTCTGTGGCAGAAGTCGCCTGTGCGCCGGACGTCGAAGTTCTGGACATCGCAGTGCCGCCCGACCTTCAGCACGACGTCATTCGATCCGCGTTGCAGACGGACCACAATCTGAAAGGCATTCTTGCTCAAAAACCGCTCGGTGGAAATTACGCAGAAGCTCTGCAGATTGTGGAGATGTGCGAACAGGCGGGCGTGGTTCTGGCCGTTAATCAGAACATGCGGTTCGATCAGTCTGTGATGGCTGGTCGCTATTTGATTGAAACCGGCACGCTGGGCGAACCAGTTCTGGCCACGATTGACATGCGCGCGATTCCTCACTGGATGCCGTGGCAACAGCGGCAGGGCTGGGTCACGCTGCGCATTATGAGCATCCATCATCTGGATACGTTTCGGTACTGGCTGGGCAACCCCGACCGCATCTACGCGAGCGTGCGTCCGGACCCTCGCACCAGTCAGCAGTTTGAACATTCTGACGGTATCGCGCTGTACATTCTGGAATACGACAGCGGCGCGCGAGCGTCAGCGTGGGACGACGTGTGGGCAGGCCCAGCTTGCGAAGGTGGGGCCGCCGATCTTGGCATTAACTGGCGCATCGAAGGCACGACCGGGATGGCTCGCGGAACAATCGGCTGGCCCGATTACCCCACACGCAGTCCCAGTACCGTCGACTACACAACAACAAGCGACAATGGCGAGTGGCATCAGCCTCGCTGGGATTCGGTGTGGTTTCCTGATGCGTTTATCGGCCCCATGGCAGATCTGCTGACGGCGCTGGAATCCGATTCGCCACCTCAATGCAACGGGCGCGACAACCTGCTGACGATGGCTCTGGTCGATGCCGCGTATTTATCCGCCGCCGAACAGCGAGCCGTCTCGCCGAATGAGATTGTGGCGGTAACAAAAAGCTAA
- a CDS encoding SPFH domain-containing protein — translation MGLFEKLRNELIDIVEWVDDSRHTLVWRFPRYQNEIKNGAQLIVRPGQTAVFVHRGQIADVFEPGHYELKTDNLPLLSTIAGWKYGFNSPFRAEVYFVSTKQITDLKWGTPNPIMLRDPEFGPIRLRAFGTYAVKAVEPKALLEELVGTDKVVDADEVTELLRSIIISTFADVLGSSNVAALDLASKYQEFGETLRQAVQERIDDEYGLEIPQLFIVNISLPEAVEKALDTRTSMGVIGDMNKFQQYQMGQAMTAAAENPSGGGAAEGMGLGLGFAMAGRMMQPGLMGGAAPGAAPGMAPPPPPMAAAWHVAVNGQTQGPFSMQQLASGIASGEVKPDTMVWTNGMQGWAAAGQVPQLSSSFGAVPPPPPPPPGL, via the coding sequence ATGGGGTTGTTTGAAAAGCTGCGTAACGAACTGATTGACATCGTCGAGTGGGTCGACGATTCCAGGCATACGCTCGTGTGGCGATTCCCTCGCTACCAAAACGAAATCAAAAATGGAGCTCAGCTGATCGTACGGCCGGGGCAGACCGCTGTCTTTGTCCATCGTGGACAGATTGCCGATGTCTTCGAACCCGGGCATTACGAACTGAAGACGGACAACCTGCCGTTGTTGAGCACCATCGCGGGGTGGAAGTATGGATTCAATAGTCCGTTTCGCGCTGAGGTCTACTTTGTCAGCACGAAGCAAATTACAGACCTAAAGTGGGGCACGCCGAATCCCATCATGTTGCGGGATCCGGAATTTGGTCCAATCCGCCTGCGAGCATTCGGGACGTACGCGGTAAAAGCCGTCGAACCGAAAGCTCTGTTGGAAGAGCTGGTCGGCACTGACAAAGTTGTTGACGCGGATGAAGTTACCGAGTTGCTTCGGTCAATCATCATCAGCACGTTCGCCGACGTGCTGGGATCTTCAAACGTCGCAGCACTTGACCTCGCGAGCAAGTATCAGGAGTTCGGTGAGACTCTTCGTCAGGCCGTGCAGGAACGGATCGACGACGAATATGGTCTCGAAATTCCTCAGCTGTTCATCGTCAATATTTCACTGCCGGAAGCCGTCGAAAAAGCGTTAGACACACGGACGAGCATGGGCGTGATTGGTGACATGAATAAGTTCCAACAATACCAAATGGGACAGGCAATGACCGCAGCCGCCGAAAATCCATCAGGCGGCGGAGCGGCCGAAGGCATGGGGCTGGGACTCGGTTTCGCGATGGCTGGCCGAATGATGCAGCCCGGGTTGATGGGTGGTGCAGCACCCGGCGCCGCGCCCGGCATGGCTCCTCCTCCGCCGCCCATGGCGGCCGCATGGCACGTGGCCGTCAATGGCCAGACTCAGGGGCCGTTTTCGATGCAGCAACTGGCGAGCGGCATTGCGTCTGGTGAAGTGAAGCCGGATACGATGGTCTGGACAAACGGCATGCAGGGCTGGGCGGCGGCAGGTCAGGTGCCACAGCTAAGCAGCTCGTTCGGCGCAGTGCCACCGCCTCCACCACCACCGCCGGGGCTGTAG
- a CDS encoding sialidase has protein sequence MRTATVLVTALLATVSTHATGHAAEPFTIELQKASSGFDGKFCWVHARAGLVPAKHNAGGDNPIAVMTTQKLMLTGSDVFYALNQLTSIDDGVTWTKPQRLEPFARQTFQGVASDVTGAEIAPELLQAGDQTTVCDFVPKWHAPSERLLGIGHSVWYRNNKVMHRRPRGIAYSVYNPTAKNPGWDTWKCMDLPDEPRFKNAGSGSQQRWDLPNGDVLLPVYLKEAEAKQYATIVIRCQFDGTTLKYLEHGNSLSIPVKRGLYEPSVTKFGDEFFLTLRNDDHGYVARSKDGLHFETPIKWTFDDGQDLGNYNTQQHWISNRHGLYLVYTRKGADNDHVFRHRAPLFIAKVDPVKLQVIRETERVLAPERGARLGNFGITDVSPDEAWVTVTEWMQPATAASHGSDNTIWVARVKWPAKNK, from the coding sequence ATGAGAACCGCGACTGTTTTAGTAACCGCGCTGCTGGCGACAGTAAGCACACACGCCACTGGCCACGCAGCAGAACCATTTACGATCGAACTCCAGAAAGCCTCCTCCGGTTTTGATGGCAAATTCTGCTGGGTTCATGCTCGAGCGGGACTCGTTCCGGCGAAGCACAACGCGGGCGGCGACAATCCTATCGCCGTTATGACGACGCAGAAGCTGATGCTCACAGGTTCCGACGTTTTCTATGCGCTGAATCAGCTGACGTCGATCGATGATGGTGTCACGTGGACGAAGCCACAACGACTGGAACCCTTCGCCCGGCAGACGTTTCAAGGTGTCGCGAGCGACGTGACCGGAGCCGAGATTGCTCCGGAACTGCTGCAGGCGGGCGACCAAACAACCGTGTGCGACTTCGTGCCGAAATGGCACGCCCCGTCAGAACGCCTGCTGGGAATCGGTCACAGCGTGTGGTACCGCAATAACAAAGTGATGCATCGCCGTCCACGAGGCATTGCGTATTCTGTCTACAACCCTACCGCCAAAAATCCGGGCTGGGACACATGGAAGTGCATGGATTTGCCCGACGAGCCGCGTTTTAAGAACGCTGGATCGGGCAGTCAGCAGCGGTGGGACCTTCCCAACGGCGACGTTCTGTTACCCGTGTATTTGAAGGAAGCTGAAGCAAAGCAGTACGCGACGATCGTAATTCGCTGTCAGTTCGACGGGACAACGCTGAAGTATCTGGAACACGGCAACAGTTTGTCGATCCCCGTCAAACGAGGTCTGTATGAACCCTCGGTGACAAAGTTCGGCGACGAATTCTTTCTGACGTTGCGCAATGATGATCACGGCTATGTGGCTCGCAGCAAGGACGGCCTGCACTTTGAAACGCCGATCAAGTGGACGTTTGACGACGGACAGGACCTTGGCAACTATAACACTCAACAGCACTGGATCAGCAATCGCCACGGGCTGTATTTAGTATACACTCGAAAAGGTGCCGACAATGACCACGTGTTCCGCCATCGAGCTCCTTTGTTCATTGCCAAAGTTGATCCCGTTAAATTGCAGGTGATTCGCGAAACAGAACGAGTGCTCGCGCCGGAACGAGGGGCTCGATTGGGAAATTTCGGCATCACCGACGTTTCACCTGACGAAGCCTGGGTCACGGTGACCGAATGGATGCAGCCAGCGACTGCCGCGTCTCACGGTAGCGATAACACGATCTGGGTGGCACGCGTGAAGTGGCCCGCGAAGAACAAGTAA